Proteins found in one Neodiprion lecontei isolate iyNeoLeco1 chromosome 6, iyNeoLeco1.1, whole genome shotgun sequence genomic segment:
- the LOC107221499 gene encoding neurotactin, which translates to MSQPGDVKTTEKSTDKKEIAHEEEEREKMLNAENTRQDTPETQENAEEQRPRKKIPIGGIKMPGFCRTKSKEPCKDDESKPTESVNLEIPKKSTDSQPPTSEKPTTPAKEAKDAKDAKDVKEGKEKEGRRGILDAIRLPLVSVFPRKKNNEGCDAERGSTGVAGLASVETLDEGVAVGEKTATSNDDGMETVRLDKDGTEPAAPSPKQHVILAFLSMARRNLFVTVGTLLILLLMIIILGIACAGPRYEPTALLRDSRFISAVTSCGPVEGVLEDGAYAFRGIPYAIPPVDTRRWLPAENLERIENCWTGTYAAHNASEKCWQYDASGRADGVEDCLYLDVFTPDVRYHSPLPVVVMIGAETLSGTSPGVMQASAKLARDRDIVFVRPNFRLGIFGFLAAEPLTRSTHPPTSGNYGLSDVVAALNWVKLNIEHFGGNKSSVTLWGHRAGGTLVTTLVGSPRTKGLFARAWVSSGSAIFPGKPLSEAEQVNDQFIKSVRCTDAACLRQKSAEELMNAVPTTWYLTDTKLPEPRETTMERRHEWLVLDNVILREHVGQAWAGTTLPVSLVMGTTAQAGTPAQFLAPNATLNASEAEKMVRESLLGTMGLADEALRRYNRTLEGIATMISDIRVVCPLLTVALQQSTIPFYVVTQPRGVAGLADVDSDAAAILGTYAARTSEEKRHVTAMQQFFNHYVWHGEVAQATSNLKSSKTFVVGQDVLPVQSYQNCDFWISKDIVPRYARAD; encoded by the exons ATGAGCCAACCCGGGGACGTCAAGACGACGGAAAAGAGCACGGACAAAAAAGAGATCGCTCACGAAGAGGAGGAAAGAGAGAAGATGCTGAACGCGGAGAACACGAGGCAAGACACCCCCGAGACGCAAGAGAACGCCGAGGAGCAACGGCCGAGGAAGAAGATACCAATCGGGGGAATAAAAATGCCAGGATTTTGCCGGACCAAGAGCAAGGAGCCCTGTAAG GACGACGAGAGCAAACCCACGGAATCGGTGAACCTGGAAATTCCGAAAAAGAGTACAGACTCGCAGCCGCCAACCTCTGAGAAACCCACGACTCCGGCCAAAGAGGCTAAGGATGCCAAGGATGCCAAGGATGTTAAAGAGGGAAAGGAGAAGGAGGGACGTCGTGGTATACTCGACGCCATACGGCTTCCGCTGGTGTCTGTGTTTCCCCGGAAGAAAAACAAT GAAGGGTGCGACGCAGAACGTGGAAGCACCGGAGTTGCTGGCTTGGCAAGTGTCGAGACACTCGACGAGGGGGTTGCTGTTGGTGAAAAAACAGCCACGAGCAACGACGACGGCATGGAGACGGTACGCCTTGACAAAGATGGTACCGAGCCAGCGGCACCATCGCCGAAACAACACGTTATTTTAGCTTTCTTATCGATGGCGAGAAGGAACTTGTTTGTGACAG TTGGCACGCTGCTTATTCTTCTCTTGATGATAATAATCTTGGGTATCGCCTGCGCTGGTCCACGTTATGAGCCCACTGCTCTACTGCGTGATTCGCGATTCATTTCGGCTGTTACGTCCTGCGGTCCCGTCGAAGGTGTCCTGGAAGACGGTGCATACGCTTTCCGGGGAATACCGTATGCCATACCACCCGTTGACACTCGTAGATGGTTGCCagcagaaaaccttgagcgaATCGAAAATTGTTGGACGGGTACTTACGCGGCCCATAACGCCTCGGAGAAGTGCTGGCAGTATGATGCCTCAGGTCGCGCCGACGGCGTCGAGGATTGCCTATATTTGGACGTGTTCACTCCAGACGTGCGGTATCATTCTCCGTTACCTGTCGTCGTGATGATCGGTGCTGAAACTCTCAGTGGCACTTCACCGGGTGTGATGCAAGCCTCGGCTAAACTTGCCAGAGACCGGGACATAGTTTTCGTTCGACCCAACTTCAG ACTGGGAATTTTCGGATTCCTCGCGGCCGAGCCGTTGACGCGATCAACCCACCCACCGACATCTGGAAATTACGGTCTCTCTGATGTGGTTGCGGCTTTGAACTGGGTAAAACTGAACATCGAGCATTTCGGGGGTAACAAGTCATCGGTGACGTTGTGGGGTCACCGGGCTGGGGGAACCCTAGTGACGACGCTCGTCGGTTCACCGCGGACCAAGGGTCTCTTTGCTCGCGCCTGGGTGTCAAGCGGTAGTGCGATATTCCCAGGCAAGCCGCTATCCGAAGCTGAACAAGTAAATGACCAATTTATCAAGTCGGTGAGATGTACGGACGCAGCCTGCCTCAGACAGAAGAGCGCCGAGGAGCTTATGAATGCTGTACCCACGACCTGGTACCTTACCGACACGAAACTTCCTGAGCCACGAGAAACCACGATGGAGCGTAGGCATGAGTGGCTCGTCCTGGACAACGTGATCCTGCGTGAGCACGTTGGCCAGGCATGGGCGGGAACGACTCTCCCAGTTAGTCTCGTTATGGGTACAACCGCTCAGGCTGGCACCCCGGCGCAGTTCCTGGCTCCTAACGCAACCCTGAACGCGAGTGAAGCGGAGAAGATGGTTCGTGAGTCGCTCCTAGGTACTATGGGTCTCGCTGACGAAGCGCTACGTCGGTATAATCGGACTCTTGAGGGCATTGCAACGATGATCTCAGACATACGAGTGGTTTGTCCTCTTCTGACGGTCGCTCTGCAACAATCGACCATCCCATTTTACGTTGTTACTCAGCCTCGCGGTGTTGCGGGACTTGCCGACGTCGACAGCGACGCGGCCGCGATTCTGGGTACCTACGCAGCTAGAACATCCGAAGAGAAGAGACACGTCACGGCGATGCAGCAGTTTTTCAATCACTATGTATGGCACGGGGAGGTCGCCCAGGCCACTTCCAATCTCAAATCAAGCAAAACTTTCGTTGTCGGTCAAGATGTCCTCCCAGTACAGAGTTATCAAAATTGTGATTTTTGGATAAGCAAAGACATTGTCCCGAGATACGCGAGGGCCGATTAA
- the LOC107221500 gene encoding 60S ribosomal protein L27a encodes MSTHKKKTRKLRGHVSHGHGRIGKHRKHPGGRGNAGGMHHHRINFDKYHPGYFGKLGMRNYHLRRNTKWCPTLNLDKLWTLVSEQTRLKYKNSSDGKAPVIDLVKAGYYKLLGKGRLPKQPVIVKAKFFSKQAEDKIKAVGGACVLSA; translated from the exons ATG TCCACTCACAAGAAGAAGACAAGGAAGCTTCGTGGACACGTAAGCCACGGCCATGGCCGTATCG GTAAGCATAGGAAACATCCTGGTGGTCGTGGTAACGCTGGTGGTATGCATCATCATCGTATCAACTTCGACAAGTACCATCCAGGATACTTTGGAAAG CTTGGTATGAGGAACTACCATTTACGACGAAACACCAAGTGGTGTCCGACCCTGAATTTGGACAAATTGTGGACCCTTGTTTCCGAACAAACAAGATTGAAGTATAAGAATTCGAGTGATGGAAAAGCTCCGGTCATCGATCTTGTCAAAGCT GGGTATTACAAACTTTTGGGTAAAGGACGCCTGCCCAAGCAGCCTGTCATTGTTAAGGCTAAATTCTTCAGCAAACAAGCCGAAGACAAGATCAAAGCTGTCGGCGGTGCATGTGTTCTCAGCGCGTAA